One window from the genome of Thalassospira xiamenensis M-5 = DSM 17429 encodes:
- a CDS encoding thiamine phosphate synthase: MDATLAKQARQLNLRNGGPDCPIPPIILMTDDKRMPDPIPAIIGLPRRSMVIFRHYGLNPKDRAHLAYIVRRTCRKYGHLCLIADDLALALRLDADGIHLPEYHIEKRPHIYRQIPHDMFVTSACHSLQTLRKLALLAPDQRPDGVLISPVFATQSHPGQPGMTFSIFLQRTAFCLSLGLIPVALGGIKPDNVALLRGSGVASLAGIGFSAT, encoded by the coding sequence ATGGATGCCACACTGGCAAAGCAGGCACGCCAACTCAATTTGCGCAATGGCGGTCCTGATTGCCCAATCCCGCCGATCATATTGATGACCGACGACAAACGCATGCCCGATCCGATCCCGGCAATCATCGGTCTGCCGCGCAGAAGCATGGTAATTTTCCGACACTACGGACTCAACCCTAAGGACCGTGCACACCTTGCCTACATCGTTCGGCGAACCTGTCGCAAATATGGTCACCTTTGCCTGATTGCCGATGATCTTGCACTGGCCTTGCGCCTAGATGCCGATGGTATTCATTTGCCGGAATACCACATCGAGAAAAGACCGCATATCTATCGGCAAATACCACACGACATGTTTGTGACATCCGCCTGCCACAGCTTGCAAACGCTGCGCAAGCTGGCACTTCTCGCACCCGATCAACGTCCCGATGGTGTTCTGATCTCGCCGGTTTTTGCCACCCAAAGCCATCCCGGTCAACCGGGCATGACGTTTTCGATATTCCTTCAAAGAACTGCTTTTTGCCTCAGTCTTGGCCTTATCCCCGTTGCCCTTGGCGGCATAAAACCCGACAATGTCGCCCTGTTAAGGGGATCGGGCGTTGCATCTTTGGCCGGGATCGGGTTCTCTGCCACATAA
- a CDS encoding glycosyltransferase family 9 protein: protein MPAHHHPARKKFTRFASKQPFQFGLPNVSPDLVQASDNSPAYLTRTSSLLRQQILANAPSVKIISDSVQPDVLARDAWADTDFDRKRVLFLIPDDAIGDCVGMVLFLRAFATKYPGAKIAVLNSGTASDIFATIPDITIFQLFISAKRLKTFDYLIDFSEMEGWKDIATMPVNPEEALCEAFRIPPIPLASERAPKLASGMKIGILPMASSPLRTLPPELVHETTELLAQAGFETTLILNAYQGVMKKYKDTIGSFDTPNIRVVDGFKTIGNLVSFIREQDYVVLADSGPAHITKLFQTPGIGIYSSASATVLQGRHHNLYPWQSSYKGEFCEAPCGLAKLRATTSGEIGCMGSLSLPMWELGNLPVNSDKALAERLVTENPVPCVADLVAQKDRFLAFLRQDIGI from the coding sequence ATGCCTGCACATCACCATCCCGCCCGTAAGAAATTTACCCGGTTTGCATCAAAACAGCCGTTTCAGTTCGGCCTGCCCAATGTCAGCCCGGACCTCGTGCAGGCATCGGATAATAGCCCGGCCTATCTGACACGCACCTCATCGCTTTTGCGCCAGCAAATTCTTGCCAATGCGCCATCAGTAAAAATCATATCAGATAGCGTTCAACCTGATGTGCTTGCCCGCGATGCATGGGCCGATACCGATTTTGACCGGAAACGGGTCCTGTTTTTGATCCCGGACGATGCGATTGGCGATTGTGTCGGCATGGTTCTGTTTCTACGTGCCTTTGCAACAAAATATCCCGGCGCGAAAATCGCTGTGCTCAATAGCGGTACGGCGTCTGACATATTCGCCACCATCCCCGATATCACGATCTTTCAGCTTTTCATCTCCGCCAAACGCCTCAAAACATTCGACTATCTGATCGATTTCAGCGAGATGGAAGGCTGGAAAGATATCGCGACCATGCCGGTTAACCCGGAAGAGGCACTTTGCGAGGCATTCAGAATTCCGCCGATCCCGCTTGCATCCGAACGCGCACCGAAACTGGCATCGGGTATGAAAATTGGCATCCTGCCAATGGCCTCATCCCCCCTTCGCACCCTTCCCCCGGAACTAGTGCACGAAACCACGGAACTCCTTGCACAAGCCGGATTTGAAACCACTCTGATCCTCAACGCCTATCAGGGGGTAATGAAGAAATACAAGGACACGATCGGGTCGTTCGACACGCCGAATATCCGCGTCGTTGACGGTTTCAAAACCATCGGAAATCTCGTGTCCTTCATCCGGGAACAGGATTATGTCGTGCTGGCCGATAGCGGACCTGCCCATATCACCAAGCTGTTTCAAACGCCCGGCATTGGCATCTATAGCTCGGCCTCTGCCACCGTTTTACAGGGCCGCCACCACAACCTTTACCCTTGGCAAAGCAGTTATAAAGGCGAGTTCTGCGAAGCGCCCTGCGGGCTTGCAAAATTGCGCGCAACCACATCGGGTGAAATCGGCTGCATGGGTAGCCTCAGCCTTCCGATGTGGGAACTCGGAAACCTGCCGGTCAATTCTGACAAAGCACTGGCCGAACGGCTTGTGACCGAAAATCCGGTTCCCTGTGTTGCCGACCTTGTCGCACAGAAAGACCGCTTTTTAGCTTTTCTGCGTCAGGATATCGGGATCTGA
- a CDS encoding porin → MKKILIASSALVAVAFAGQAQASEPIKLSVGGYMNQWAGFADQEVGDRNNAFQSDTEIHFKGSTTLDNGIEVGAVVELEGETSSDQIDEQYLYVSGNFGRIEMGKNDSAADSMQIVAPAVGPVGVNDGDLDIWVNSYLIDTTIPTGDQNRVTYFTPSLGGFRAGVSFADDSNRNGATEIGGTSSYNNFNGSGDNIVSGALEYMGDFNGISLGVSAIGENWGEGNLVGGGLNVGFGNFTVGGSYSHTDDDYGFSEGSRNPDDTDQFDVGVSYEMDAAAVSLTYGYAEYGNGSRGNGTGEISTADLGLAYTLGAGVAWKSSIFWFDDEVDGAEDNDGYGVVTGLALTF, encoded by the coding sequence ATGAAAAAGATATTGATCGCTTCCAGTGCACTTGTCGCTGTTGCGTTTGCCGGTCAGGCTCAGGCGTCCGAGCCGATCAAATTGTCGGTTGGTGGTTACATGAACCAGTGGGCCGGTTTTGCCGATCAGGAAGTCGGTGATCGCAACAACGCCTTCCAGTCTGATACCGAAATTCATTTCAAGGGTTCGACCACCCTTGATAATGGTATTGAAGTTGGTGCGGTGGTCGAACTGGAAGGTGAAACTTCCAGCGACCAGATTGACGAACAGTACCTGTATGTCAGCGGCAATTTCGGTCGTATCGAAATGGGCAAAAACGATAGTGCAGCCGACTCGATGCAGATTGTTGCACCGGCAGTCGGTCCGGTCGGTGTTAACGATGGTGACCTCGACATCTGGGTTAACTCCTATCTGATCGATACCACCATTCCTACTGGTGACCAAAACCGAGTGACCTACTTTACGCCGAGCCTTGGTGGCTTCCGTGCGGGTGTATCATTTGCTGATGACAGCAATCGCAATGGTGCCACCGAAATTGGCGGGACTTCTTCCTACAACAACTTTAACGGATCTGGCGACAACATCGTTTCCGGTGCGCTTGAATACATGGGTGACTTTAACGGTATATCACTCGGCGTTTCCGCGATTGGCGAAAACTGGGGTGAAGGTAACCTTGTTGGTGGCGGTCTGAATGTTGGTTTCGGCAACTTTACCGTTGGCGGTTCCTATTCACATACAGATGATGACTATGGCTTCAGCGAAGGTAGCCGCAATCCGGACGATACCGATCAGTTCGACGTTGGTGTTTCCTATGAAATGGATGCCGCAGCTGTATCTCTGACCTATGGTTATGCCGAATATGGCAATGGCAGCCGTGGTAACGGTACCGGTGAAATCAGCACCGCGGATCTTGGCCTTGCTTACACCCTTGGTGCCGGCGTTGCATGGAAATCCTCGATCTTCTGGTTCGATGACGAAGTCGATGGCGCAGAGGACAATGACGGTTACGGCGTTGTCACCGGTCTGGCACTGACCTTCTAA
- a CDS encoding porin, with amino-acid sequence MKKILVASSALVAVAFAGQASASEPIKLSVGGYMEQWAGFSDEDTTAAGGRRNAFQSDTEVHFKGSTTLDNGIEVGAVIELEGETSGDQVDEQYLYINGGFGQFKLGKDDSAADDMGITAPAVGPVGVNDGDMDQWTNAYLIDTVRSSGDQNRATYYTPVFGGFRAGVSFADDSNRNGANEVGTTTAYNNINGSGDNIISAGLEFNHDFGGVSLGLSAVGENQGEGSWYGFGTNVGFGNFTVGGSYGHTEDDYGLSSRDPDGEDLDAFDVGVSYAMDAAAVSLTYGYEDFGTGDISAVDLGLRYALGAGVSWRSSVFWFDQENDTIADNDGYGVVTGLRLDF; translated from the coding sequence ATGAAAAAGATTCTTGTTGCTTCCAGCGCGCTTGTCGCTGTTGCTTTCGCAGGCCAGGCTTCGGCTTCCGAACCGATTAAACTGTCGGTTGGCGGTTATATGGAACAGTGGGCTGGCTTCTCTGACGAAGACACCACTGCTGCTGGTGGTCGTCGGAATGCTTTCCAGTCTGACACCGAAGTTCACTTCAAAGGTTCGACCACTCTTGATAACGGCATCGAAGTTGGTGCGGTTATCGAGCTTGAAGGTGAGACCTCGGGTGACCAGGTTGACGAACAGTACCTCTATATCAATGGTGGTTTTGGTCAGTTCAAGCTTGGTAAAGACGACAGTGCAGCCGATGATATGGGCATCACTGCACCGGCAGTCGGCCCGGTTGGTGTTAACGACGGCGACATGGACCAGTGGACCAACGCATATCTGATCGATACCGTTCGTTCGAGCGGTGATCAGAACCGTGCGACCTACTACACCCCGGTCTTTGGTGGCTTTCGTGCCGGCGTGTCGTTTGCAGATGACAGCAACCGTAATGGTGCGAATGAAGTTGGCACTACCACTGCTTATAACAACATAAACGGTTCTGGTGACAACATTATTTCTGCCGGTCTTGAATTCAATCATGACTTCGGTGGCGTGTCGCTCGGTCTGTCAGCTGTTGGTGAAAACCAGGGCGAAGGCAGCTGGTATGGCTTCGGTACCAATGTTGGCTTTGGCAACTTCACCGTTGGTGGTTCTTATGGCCACACCGAGGACGACTATGGTCTGAGCTCGCGCGATCCGGATGGCGAAGATCTGGACGCATTTGATGTTGGTGTCTCTTACGCTATGGATGCTGCCGCCGTTTCCCTGACCTATGGTTATGAAGATTTCGGTACCGGTGACATCAGCGCGGTTGACCTTGGTCTGCGTTATGCTCTTGGTGCAGGCGTTTCGTGGCGTTCGTCGGTCTTCTGGTTCGATCAGGAGAACGATACCATCGCTGATAACGATGGCTACGGTGTTGTAACCGGTCTGCGTCTCGATTTCTAA
- a CDS encoding porin, giving the protein MKKILFASSAIVAVAFAGQASASEPIKLSVGGYMEQWVGFTDEDNTAASGRVNAFQSDTEVYFQGSTTLDNGIEIGARIELEGETSGDQIDEQFLYVNGGFGRIEMGKNDSVADSMSVLAPTVGPVNPNDGGTEDWVNLENVIDTVPAFGGDQNRVSYMTPSFGGFQAGISFADDSNRNGANEVGTTTAYNSINGSGDNIVSGALAYSADFDGFSLGLSVEGENQDEDNWYGAGVNVGFGNFTVGGSYGKVDPDAGEDTDAFDLGVTYAMDAASVGLSYAYQDDEEDNIENQGVSLGLAYTLGAGVSWQSSVFWFEEDASGTADDNDGYGVVTGLALSF; this is encoded by the coding sequence ATGAAAAAGATTCTGTTTGCTTCCAGCGCAATCGTCGCTGTTGCTTTCGCAGGCCAGGCTTCGGCATCCGAGCCGATTAAGCTTTCGGTTGGCGGTTACATGGAACAGTGGGTTGGCTTCACTGATGAAGACAACACTGCTGCTAGCGGTCGTGTGAACGCATTCCAGTCTGACACCGAAGTCTATTTCCAAGGTTCAACGACCCTTGATAACGGCATCGAAATCGGTGCTCGCATCGAGCTTGAAGGTGAAACCTCTGGTGATCAGATCGACGAACAGTTCCTGTATGTGAATGGTGGCTTCGGTCGCATCGAAATGGGTAAAAACGACAGCGTTGCTGACTCGATGAGCGTTCTTGCCCCGACTGTCGGTCCGGTGAATCCGAACGATGGTGGTACCGAGGATTGGGTTAACCTTGAGAACGTTATCGATACCGTTCCGGCATTTGGTGGTGACCAGAACCGTGTTAGCTACATGACTCCGTCGTTTGGTGGCTTCCAGGCTGGTATTTCGTTTGCTGATGACAGCAACCGTAATGGTGCGAATGAAGTTGGTACTACCACTGCTTATAACAGCATAAACGGTTCTGGCGACAACATCGTATCCGGTGCTCTTGCTTACAGTGCTGACTTCGATGGTTTCTCGCTCGGCCTGTCGGTCGAAGGTGAGAACCAAGACGAAGACAACTGGTACGGCGCGGGCGTTAACGTTGGCTTCGGTAATTTCACTGTTGGTGGTTCCTACGGTAAAGTTGATCCGGATGCAGGTGAGGATACCGATGCGTTTGACCTCGGTGTAACCTATGCTATGGACGCGGCTTCCGTTGGCCTGAGCTATGCTTATCAGGATGATGAAGAAGACAACATCGAAAACCAGGGCGTTTCTTTGGGCTTGGCTTACACCCTTGGTGCAGGCGTTTCGTGGCAGTCATCGGTCTTCTGGTTTGAAGAAGATGCATCTGGCACCGCCGACGACAACGATGGTTACGGTGTTGTAACCGGTCTGGCACTTTCCTTCTAA
- a CDS encoding DUF3576 domain-containing protein — MSLVKVFAPTAICVLLAACGAGTQSEYDSYPGSAPGDKRVGTTGRSQTIADQKKEGTLFGPDGFNFLGGDESKNQGGGTGIGVNSFLWRASLDTLSFMPLNSADPFGGVIITDWYSPPETPNERFKITGYILGTALRSDAIKVAVFRQVRVGTDQWADAVVEPSTVTAMEDSILTRARQLRIDSATAQ, encoded by the coding sequence TTGTCTCTTGTTAAAGTTTTTGCCCCGACTGCAATATGTGTGCTGCTTGCAGCATGTGGTGCGGGCACCCAATCTGAGTATGATAGTTATCCGGGCTCCGCGCCGGGTGACAAACGTGTTGGAACAACCGGTCGATCGCAAACAATCGCAGACCAGAAAAAAGAAGGGACCCTGTTTGGTCCCGACGGTTTTAACTTTCTGGGTGGTGATGAAAGCAAAAATCAGGGCGGCGGCACAGGCATCGGCGTAAACAGCTTCCTGTGGCGGGCATCGCTTGATACGCTCTCCTTCATGCCGCTCAACTCGGCCGATCCGTTTGGTGGTGTGATCATTACCGACTGGTACAGCCCGCCGGAAACACCAAACGAGCGTTTCAAAATTACCGGCTATATACTCGGTACCGCCCTTCGCTCCGACGCGATCAAGGTTGCAGTCTTCCGGCAGGTCCGCGTTGGAACGGACCAATGGGCGGATGCTGTGGTTGAACCAAGTACGGTAACCGCAATGGAAGACTCGATTCTGACCCGTGCGCGTCAACTGCGCATTGACAGCGCAACCGCACAATAA